From Tripterygium wilfordii isolate XIE 37 chromosome 13, ASM1340144v1, whole genome shotgun sequence, the proteins below share one genomic window:
- the LOC120012808 gene encoding uncharacterized protein LOC120012808 produces MNWRNIHWVAIEVEVGNKWINVYDPKISITSKEDCNNHMKPLRTMLPYILRLGGIDAGVAPWPAHRLQVVPQQETGGDCGMFTIKFIEVLSAGMPIQLINQTDMMFYRRKFAIESYGQHF; encoded by the exons ATGAACTGGAGAAATATCCATTGGGTTGCAATTGAGGTTGAAGTTGGCAACAAATGGATCAATGTATATGATCCCAAAATTTCAATCACCAGCAAGGAGGATTGCAATAATCATATGAAACCGTTGAGGACTATGTTGCCATACATCCTTCGTTTGGGTGGGATTGATGCAGGAGTCGCCCCATGGCCTGCTCATAGATTGCAAGTTGTTCCTCAGCAAGAGACCGG GGGAGATTGTGGGATGTTCACAATAAAATTTATAGAGGTATTGAGTGCAGGAATGCCAATACAACTTATTAATCAGACAGACATGATGTTTTACAGGAGGAAATTCGCAATCGAGTCATACGGACAACATTTTTAA